In Edaphobacter dinghuensis, one genomic interval encodes:
- a CDS encoding NmrA family NAD(P)-binding protein, whose amino-acid sequence MYLVMGITGKVGGATARHLLKQGKQVRALVRHHAKAAKWADRGVELMDGDWNDATAIATALKGVEGVFVMLPAVWAPSPDYREAKGVIANYVEALTRVVPPRVVALSSMGANRTSGVGNVTALSLLEQGLRSLPSLVAFVRAGGFFENFLYGLQAAQGGTLPVFYNPTNRRSTMVASEDIGAEAATLLTGPAWSGHRVIELGSMVSADEVAAQLGEVLALDVKAFAIPRAGWAEAFEQFGIPKGHTGPAEEMFEAVNAGWMDLGAEGTEHVAGTTSARDMFAAAQNAVKA is encoded by the coding sequence ATGTATTTAGTCATGGGCATTACCGGAAAAGTCGGGGGCGCGACCGCGCGGCATCTGCTGAAGCAAGGCAAACAGGTGCGAGCACTTGTGCGCCATCACGCGAAAGCGGCGAAGTGGGCAGACCGAGGTGTGGAGTTGATGGATGGAGACTGGAACGATGCGACAGCCATAGCGACGGCGCTCAAAGGGGTTGAGGGCGTGTTTGTGATGCTGCCGGCTGTGTGGGCGCCCTCGCCTGATTACAGAGAAGCAAAGGGCGTGATTGCGAACTATGTCGAGGCATTGACTAGGGTAGTGCCACCGCGGGTGGTTGCGCTCTCGTCGATGGGCGCGAATAGAACAAGCGGGGTGGGCAATGTCACGGCCTTATCCCTCTTGGAGCAAGGTCTTCGCAGCTTGCCATCTTTGGTCGCATTTGTGCGCGCAGGCGGCTTCTTTGAAAACTTTCTTTATGGCTTGCAGGCCGCACAGGGCGGAACACTACCGGTCTTCTACAACCCTACAAACCGTAGATCGACAATGGTTGCGTCAGAGGACATCGGTGCAGAGGCGGCAACGCTTCTGACCGGGCCGGCGTGGTCGGGGCATCGCGTCATCGAGCTGGGCTCGATGGTAAGCGCGGATGAAGTGGCCGCACAATTGGGTGAAGTCCTTGCACTCGACGTAAAAGCCTTTGCGATTCCGCGTGCAGGGTGGGCGGAAGCGTTCGAGCAGTTCGGCATTCCGAAGGGCCACACTGGGCCTGCCGAAGAAATGTTTGAGGCCGTGAACGCGGGATGGATGGATCTCGGAGCCGAGGGGACGGAACACGTAGCGGGTACGACGTCCGCACGTGATATGTTCGCGGCCGCACAGAACGCCGTGAAGGCGTAA
- a CDS encoding DoxX family protein, whose amino-acid sequence MKAEQTIDISVQTGRATQIVAMVITGLVAFIWMYFGRLYLIHDPGEWRIAHHQLGYPIYIIPLIGVTHILGGVGLLIPNVPRLTEWVYAGLAINLLLGSIHNCMAMAVPGINLIRFSSWRSSLLRMF is encoded by the coding sequence ATGAAAGCTGAACAAACAATAGATATATCCGTGCAGACAGGTCGAGCAACTCAAATAGTCGCGATGGTAATAACCGGCCTTGTCGCCTTCATCTGGATGTACTTCGGAAGGTTATATCTAATTCACGATCCTGGCGAATGGAGAATCGCCCATCATCAGCTCGGATACCCGATCTATATCATCCCTCTGATTGGCGTGACCCACATCCTTGGTGGTGTGGGCCTTCTGATTCCCAATGTGCCTCGATTGACGGAGTGGGTTTATGCTGGTCTCGCAATCAACCTTTTACTTGGTTCTATTCACAACTGCATGGCGATGGCAGTACCTGGGATAAATTTGATCCGATTTTCGTCATGGCGTTCATCTTTGCTTCGTATGTTCTAA